From one Micromonospora siamensis genomic stretch:
- the pth gene encoding aminoacyl-tRNA hydrolase yields MTDESGPWLVVGLGNPGREYAGNRHNVGFMVADLLAGRVGAKFGRHKRAVAEVAEGRLGFGGPRLVLVKPLTYMNLSGGPVAALAQFYKVPLGQVVAVHDELDIPYGQLRVKCGGGEGGHNGLRSMSRSLGSKDYVRVRFGVGRPPGRQDPADFVLSDFAAVERKELEFLVDRAADVVESVITRGVEPTQNAFHGV; encoded by the coding sequence GTGACGGACGAGTCGGGGCCGTGGCTGGTGGTCGGTCTGGGCAACCCGGGCCGGGAGTACGCCGGCAACCGGCACAACGTCGGCTTCATGGTGGCCGACCTGCTGGCCGGTCGGGTGGGCGCGAAGTTCGGGCGGCACAAGCGGGCGGTCGCCGAGGTCGCCGAGGGGCGGCTCGGCTTCGGTGGCCCGCGGCTGGTGCTGGTCAAGCCGTTGACGTACATGAACCTCTCCGGTGGGCCGGTGGCCGCGCTGGCGCAGTTCTACAAGGTGCCGCTCGGCCAGGTGGTCGCGGTCCACGACGAGCTGGACATCCCGTACGGGCAGCTGCGGGTGAAGTGCGGCGGCGGTGAGGGCGGGCACAACGGCCTGCGGTCGATGTCGCGTTCCCTGGGGAGCAAGGACTACGTGCGGGTGCGGTTCGGCGTCGGCCGGCCCCCGGGCCGGCAGGACCCGGCGGACTTCGTCCTGTCGGACTTCGCCGCGGTCGAGCGCAAGGAGTTGGAGTTCCTGGTCGACCGGGCGGCGGACGTGGTGGAGTCGGTGATCACCCGCGGGGTGGAGCCGACCCAGAACGCGTTCCACGGGGTGTGA
- a CDS encoding inositol monophosphatase family protein, with the protein MGSPPMIDGAFARWLAARAGQALMTLREEMGFADGGALKAAGDKISHDLIRTELARWRPGDAVLSEEDEGSRLAWTAEVSPDAVSRMGADRVWIIDPLDGTREFSEEGRSDWAVHVALWARNAPTPHGLVAGAVGLPAQHRVLGTDYPPAYPPMTLEAATSGGGRVIRLAASRSRPPVFLTDLAEEVGAHLVPMGSAGAKIAAVVTGEVDGYIHAGGQYEWDSAAPVAVATATGLHASRIDGSALKYNEADPRLPDLLVCRKDLASRLLAALQRHAG; encoded by the coding sequence ATGGGCAGTCCACCGATGATCGACGGTGCGTTCGCGCGGTGGCTCGCCGCCCGGGCCGGGCAGGCGCTGATGACTCTCCGGGAGGAGATGGGCTTCGCCGACGGCGGCGCGCTCAAGGCCGCGGGCGACAAGATCTCCCACGACCTGATCCGTACGGAGCTGGCCCGGTGGCGGCCGGGGGACGCGGTGCTCTCCGAGGAGGACGAGGGTTCCCGGCTGGCCTGGACGGCGGAGGTGAGCCCGGACGCGGTGTCCCGGATGGGCGCCGACCGGGTCTGGATCATCGATCCGTTGGACGGCACCCGGGAGTTCTCCGAGGAGGGCCGCTCGGACTGGGCGGTGCACGTGGCGCTCTGGGCGCGCAACGCGCCGACCCCGCACGGCCTGGTGGCCGGCGCGGTGGGGTTGCCGGCGCAGCACCGGGTGCTGGGCACCGACTACCCGCCGGCGTACCCGCCGATGACGCTGGAGGCGGCGACCTCGGGGGGTGGCCGGGTGATCCGGCTGGCGGCGAGCCGGTCGCGGCCGCCGGTGTTCCTGACGGACCTGGCCGAGGAGGTCGGCGCCCATCTGGTGCCGATGGGTTCGGCGGGGGCGAAGATCGCCGCGGTGGTCACCGGCGAGGTCGACGGGTACATCCACGCGGGCGGGCAGTACGAGTGGGACTCGGCCGCCCCGGTCGCTGTGGCGACGGCCACCGGGCTGCACGCTTCCCGGATCGACGGTTCTGCGCTGAAATACAACGAGGCCGACCCGCGCCTGCCCGACCTGCTGGTCTGCCGCAAGGATCTCGCCAGTCGGTTGCTTGCGGCGTTGCAGCGGCACGCCGGGTAG
- the cysD gene encoding sulfate adenylyltransferase subunit CysD, which yields MTAPAAYRVSHLDALEAESIFVMREVVAEMERPVLLFSGGKDSIVMLRLAQKAFAPASIPFPVMHVDTGHNFPEVLEYRDQRVAELGLQLIVASVPEALSNGLVRESADGMRNRIQTPVLLDAVEKHRFDALFGGARRDEEKARAKERVFSFRDEFGQWDPKNQRPELWSLYNGRHHPGESIRVFPLSNWTELDVWHYIARERIPLPSIYYAHEREVIEREGMLYAVNEFIRPRAGEERFKAQVRYRTVGDASCTAAVRSDADTVEKVIEEVAATRITERGATRGDDRVSEAAMEDRKREGYF from the coding sequence ATGACGGCCCCCGCCGCGTACCGGGTCTCGCACCTCGACGCGCTCGAGGCGGAGAGCATCTTCGTGATGCGCGAGGTGGTCGCCGAGATGGAGCGGCCGGTGCTGCTCTTCTCCGGCGGCAAGGACTCGATCGTGATGCTCCGGCTGGCGCAGAAGGCGTTCGCCCCGGCGAGCATCCCCTTCCCGGTGATGCACGTCGACACCGGCCACAACTTCCCCGAGGTGCTGGAATACCGCGACCAGCGGGTCGCCGAGCTGGGCCTCCAGCTGATCGTGGCGAGTGTGCCCGAGGCGCTGTCGAACGGCCTGGTCCGCGAGTCCGCCGACGGGATGCGCAACCGGATCCAGACACCGGTGCTGCTCGACGCGGTGGAGAAGCACCGCTTCGACGCGCTCTTCGGCGGCGCCCGGCGCGACGAGGAGAAGGCCCGGGCCAAGGAGCGGGTGTTCAGCTTCCGCGACGAGTTCGGCCAGTGGGACCCGAAGAACCAGCGGCCGGAGCTGTGGTCGCTCTACAACGGCCGGCACCACCCGGGCGAGTCGATCCGGGTCTTCCCGCTCTCCAACTGGACCGAGCTGGACGTCTGGCACTACATCGCCCGCGAGCGGATCCCGCTGCCGTCGATCTACTACGCGCACGAGCGTGAGGTGATCGAGCGGGAGGGGATGCTCTACGCGGTCAACGAGTTCATCCGCCCCAGGGCGGGCGAGGAGCGGTTCAAGGCCCAGGTGCGGTACCGCACGGTGGGCGACGCCTCCTGCACCGCGGCCGTCCGCTCCGACGCGGACACGGTGGAGAAGGTGATCGAGGAGGTCGCGGCGACCCGGATCACCGAGCGGGGCGCGACCCGCGGCGACGACCGGGTCAGCGAGGCCGCCATGGAGGACCGCAAGCGGGAGGGCTACTTCTGA
- the cysN gene encoding sulfate adenylyltransferase subunit CysN, translating into MSVDTAAAADSVLPEGRPMDLLRFATAGSVDDGKSTLIGRLLYDTKSLFTDQLAAVEAVSAARGDEYTNLALLTDGLRAEREQGITIDVAYRYFATPRRKFIIADTPGHIQYTRNMVTGASTADLALILVDARKGLVEQSRRHAFLCSLLRVPHLVLCVNKMDLVDWSQEVFERISDEFTAFATKLDVPDLSVVPISALRGDNIVSRSENMPWYEGPSLLHHLERVHIASDRNLVDVRFPVQYVIRPQSTTVTDYRGYAGQVASGVLKPGDEVMALPSGFTSRIASVETADGPVDEAFPPMSVTVRLADEIDISRGDMICRPNNAPAVTQDVEAMVCWMDESRPLQVGGKYAIKHTTRSARAIVRGLHYRLDINTLHRDESATELKLNEIGRVRLRTTVPLLADEYRRNRTTGGFVIIDETTNRTVAAGMIVDTA; encoded by the coding sequence ATGAGCGTCGACACCGCGGCTGCGGCCGACTCCGTGCTGCCCGAGGGGCGCCCGATGGACCTGCTCCGGTTCGCCACGGCGGGCAGCGTCGACGACGGCAAGTCGACCCTGATCGGCCGGCTGCTCTACGACACCAAGTCGCTCTTCACCGACCAGCTCGCCGCGGTCGAGGCGGTCAGCGCGGCCCGGGGCGACGAGTACACCAACCTGGCGCTGCTCACCGACGGCCTGCGCGCCGAGCGGGAGCAGGGCATCACCATCGACGTGGCGTACCGCTACTTCGCCACGCCGCGGCGGAAGTTCATCATCGCCGACACCCCCGGGCACATCCAGTACACCCGGAACATGGTCACCGGCGCCTCCACGGCCGACCTGGCGCTGATCCTGGTGGACGCCCGCAAGGGCCTGGTGGAGCAGTCCCGCCGGCACGCCTTCCTCTGCTCGCTGCTGCGGGTGCCGCACCTGGTCCTTTGCGTCAACAAGATGGACCTGGTCGACTGGTCGCAGGAGGTCTTCGAGCGGATCAGCGACGAGTTCACCGCGTTCGCCACGAAACTGGACGTGCCGGACCTGAGCGTGGTGCCGATCTCGGCGCTGCGGGGCGACAACATCGTCTCCCGGTCGGAGAACATGCCCTGGTACGAGGGGCCGTCGCTGCTGCACCACCTGGAGCGGGTGCACATCGCCTCCGACCGCAACCTGGTCGACGTCCGGTTCCCGGTGCAGTACGTCATCCGCCCGCAGTCCACCACCGTCACCGACTACCGCGGCTACGCCGGTCAGGTGGCCTCGGGCGTGCTGAAGCCCGGCGACGAGGTGATGGCGCTGCCGTCCGGCTTCACCAGCCGGATCGCCTCGGTGGAGACCGCCGACGGGCCGGTGGACGAGGCGTTCCCGCCGATGTCGGTCACCGTACGGCTCGCCGACGAGATCGACATCTCCCGGGGCGACATGATCTGTCGGCCGAACAACGCCCCGGCGGTCACCCAGGACGTCGAGGCGATGGTCTGCTGGATGGACGAGTCCCGCCCGCTCCAGGTCGGCGGTAAGTACGCCATCAAGCACACCACCCGGTCGGCGCGGGCGATCGTGCGCGGCCTGCACTACCGGCTGGACATCAACACCCTGCACCGGGACGAGTCGGCCACCGAGCTGAAGCTCAACGAGATCGGCCGGGTCCGGCTGCGGACCACCGTGCCGCTGCTCGCCGACGAGTACCGCCGTAACCGGACGACCGGTGGCTTCGTGATCATCGACGAGACCACCAACCGGACGGTCGCCGCCGGCATGATCGTCGACACCGCCTGA